The following proteins are co-located in the Streptomyces sp. NBC_00435 genome:
- a CDS encoding FmdB family zinc ribbon protein: MPTYQYQCTECGEGLEAVQKFTDDALTVCPSCDGRLKKVFSAVGIVFKGSGFYRNDSRGASSSSTPASKPASTPAATPAASSSASSSSSTSTSSSSSSSSAA; encoded by the coding sequence GTGCCGACCTACCAGTACCAGTGCACCGAGTGCGGTGAGGGCCTTGAGGCCGTGCAGAAGTTCACCGATGACGCGCTGACCGTGTGCCCGAGCTGTGACGGACGCCTGAAGAAGGTGTTCTCCGCGGTCGGCATCGTCTTCAAGGGATCCGGTTTCTACCGGAACGACAGCCGCGGCGCTTCGTCGAGCAGCACCCCTGCCTCGAAGCCCGCGTCGACGCCCGCCGCCACCCCGGCCGCGTCGTCGTCGGCTTCGTCGTCGTCCTCGACCTCGACCTCCTCGTCGTCGTCGAGCTCCTCGGCCGCCTGA
- a CDS encoding S-methyl-5'-thioadenosine phosphorylase produces the protein MANAEIGVIGGSGFYSFLEDVSEIQVETPYGPPSDSLYLGELAGRTVAFLPRHGRSHTVPPHRINYRANLWALRSVGVRQVLGPCAVGGLRPEYGPGTLLVPDQLVDRTKSRAQTFFDGEPLPDGSVPNVVHTTFADPYCPVGRSVALAAARGRDWEPVDGGTMVVIEGPRFSTRAESRWHAAAGWSVVGMTGHPEAVLARELGLCYTSMALVTDLDAGAETGEGVSHTEVLKVFGENVGRLREVLFDAVAALPPTESRACLCTHAHDGWDLGIELP, from the coding sequence ATGGCGAATGCAGAGATCGGTGTCATCGGCGGATCGGGCTTCTACTCCTTCCTGGAGGACGTCTCCGAGATCCAGGTCGAGACTCCCTACGGGCCCCCCAGCGACTCCCTCTACCTGGGCGAGCTCGCGGGCCGGACGGTGGCGTTCCTGCCCCGGCACGGCCGCAGCCACACCGTGCCCCCGCACAGGATCAACTACCGGGCCAATCTGTGGGCGCTGCGCTCGGTCGGCGTCCGCCAGGTGCTGGGCCCGTGCGCGGTCGGCGGCCTGCGCCCCGAGTACGGCCCGGGCACGCTGCTCGTCCCCGACCAGCTGGTCGACCGTACGAAGTCCCGCGCCCAGACCTTCTTCGACGGCGAGCCCCTCCCGGACGGCTCGGTCCCGAACGTCGTGCACACCACCTTCGCCGATCCGTACTGCCCGGTGGGCCGGTCGGTCGCCCTGGCCGCCGCGCGCGGCCGGGACTGGGAGCCCGTGGACGGCGGCACCATGGTCGTCATCGAGGGCCCGCGCTTCTCCACGCGCGCCGAGTCGCGGTGGCACGCGGCGGCCGGCTGGTCGGTGGTCGGCATGACGGGCCACCCCGAGGCGGTCCTCGCGCGCGAGCTGGGGCTCTGCTACACCTCGATGGCGCTGGTCACGGACCTGGACGCGGGCGCCGAGACCGGTGAGGGCGTGTCCCACACGGAGGTGCTGAAGGTCTTCGGCGAGAACGTCGGACGCCTGCGCGAGGTCCTCTTCGACGCCGTGGCGGCCCTGCCCCCGACCGAATCCCGCGCCTGCCTCTGCACCCATGCCCACGACGGCTGGGACCTGGGCATCGAGCTGCCGTAG
- a CDS encoding carboxymuconolactone decarboxylase family protein has product MARISLTPPRTLLNRFGAWYSHRTYGKVLEPGLAYGHNARVLFTYVRLEQRVAKWSALDAGLKQLAVMAAAARINCSWCMDFGYWEGQEKGLDAEKAGKVPVWRDTPEAFTELELLVMEYAEAMTETAPTVTDELAAGLIARLGEAGFVELTAMVALENLRSRVNSAFGLTSQGFKESCEVPARR; this is encoded by the coding sequence ATGGCCCGCATCTCGCTCACCCCGCCCCGCACCCTTCTCAACCGCTTCGGCGCCTGGTACTCGCACCGCACCTACGGCAAGGTCCTCGAACCGGGCCTGGCGTACGGGCACAACGCGCGCGTGCTGTTCACCTACGTCCGCCTCGAACAGCGGGTGGCGAAGTGGAGCGCCCTCGACGCGGGTCTGAAGCAGCTCGCCGTCATGGCCGCCGCCGCCCGCATCAACTGTTCGTGGTGCATGGACTTCGGCTACTGGGAGGGCCAGGAGAAAGGGCTGGACGCCGAGAAGGCCGGGAAGGTGCCGGTGTGGCGCGATACGCCGGAGGCGTTCACCGAGCTGGAGCTGCTCGTCATGGAGTACGCCGAGGCCATGACCGAGACCGCGCCGACCGTCACGGACGAACTCGCCGCCGGGCTGATCGCCCGGCTCGGGGAGGCAGGCTTCGTCGAACTCACCGCCATGGTCGCGCTGGAGAACCTGCGCTCGCGCGTCAACAGCGCCTTCGGGCTGACCAGCCAGGGTTTCAAGGAGTCCTGCGAGGTCCCCGCCAGGCGCTGA
- the mscL gene encoding large conductance mechanosensitive channel protein MscL, whose translation MVSEKKKVSVLAGFKAFLMRGNVVDLAVAVVIGAAFTNIVNSVVKGLISPVIGLVGTQSLDAYRSCIKDPCGVGPDGKATGVELLWGSVLNSALTFLITAAVVYFLMVLPMSKYLARQEARRKAKEGVQETMEITELEVLKEIRDALVAQRGANGGGGMAPGSRGGY comes from the coding sequence GTGGTGAGCGAGAAGAAGAAGGTGAGCGTGCTGGCAGGCTTCAAGGCCTTCCTGATGCGCGGCAACGTGGTCGACCTGGCGGTGGCCGTGGTCATCGGCGCCGCGTTCACGAACATCGTGAACTCGGTCGTGAAGGGCCTGATCAGCCCGGTGATCGGCCTCGTCGGCACGCAGAGTCTGGACGCCTACAGGAGTTGCATCAAGGATCCCTGCGGGGTCGGCCCGGACGGCAAGGCGACGGGCGTGGAGCTCCTTTGGGGCTCGGTGCTCAACTCCGCGCTGACCTTCCTGATCACCGCCGCGGTCGTGTACTTCCTCATGGTGCTGCCGATGTCGAAGTACCTCGCCCGGCAGGAGGCGCGCCGCAAGGCCAAGGAAGGCGTACAGGAGACCATGGAGATCACCGAGCTGGAGGTCCTCAAGGAGATCCGGGACGCCCTGGTCGCCCAGCGGGGCGCGAACGGCGGGGGCGGCATGGCGCCGGGGTCGCGCGGCGGCTACTGA
- a CDS encoding NarK family nitrate/nitrite MFS transporter translates to MSIPTPTPPVARRSHRAESYKPGATIADWRPEDDGFWRSTGHRVAQRNLWVSIPALMLGFVVWQVWSVTVVKLNDVGFGFSKSQLFWLTAIPGVTGGTFRILYTFIGPMFGERKFTAFSTIILVAPMLWLGFALQDSGTPYWELALIAAVCGIGGANFASSMANIGFFFPKREKGSANGLNGGLGNLGVSVVQLVAPLVVTAAVLGAPAGGPQHDGKKNTDIWLQNGAFLWVPLLVIMALAAWFLMNDLKVAAAPFSQQKIIFKRKHNWLMTWLYVGTFGSFIGFAAGLPLLIKNNFEAQGYQATTYAWIGPFIGALTRWGGGWLSDKIGGARVTILSFIGMAASLVVVIFALPSGGQQGDFWPFYIGFLVAFAFSGLGNGSTFRQIPVIFRDQHMKEAAGKGPEAQAAALKQSEMESGAVTGFSSAIAAYGFFFIPAMFAAMAVTNALWIFIGFYATCLVVCWWFYARKGAEAPS, encoded by the coding sequence ATGTCGATACCCACGCCCACCCCGCCCGTGGCGCGACGCTCGCACCGAGCGGAGAGCTACAAGCCAGGGGCCACCATCGCCGACTGGCGGCCCGAGGACGATGGTTTCTGGCGGTCCACCGGCCACCGGGTCGCCCAGCGCAACCTCTGGGTCTCGATCCCCGCCCTGATGCTCGGCTTCGTGGTCTGGCAGGTCTGGTCGGTGACCGTGGTCAAGCTCAACGACGTCGGCTTCGGCTTCTCGAAGTCGCAGCTGTTCTGGCTGACAGCCATTCCCGGCGTCACCGGCGGCACCTTCCGGATCCTGTACACCTTCATCGGGCCGATGTTCGGTGAGCGGAAGTTCACCGCCTTCAGCACGATCATCCTGGTGGCGCCGATGCTGTGGCTGGGCTTCGCGCTCCAGGACTCCGGCACCCCCTATTGGGAGCTGGCGCTGATCGCGGCCGTCTGCGGTATCGGCGGCGCCAACTTCGCCTCCTCGATGGCGAACATCGGCTTCTTCTTCCCCAAGCGGGAGAAGGGCAGCGCCAACGGTCTCAACGGCGGCCTCGGCAACCTCGGCGTGAGCGTGGTCCAGCTGGTCGCCCCGCTGGTGGTCACCGCCGCCGTCCTGGGCGCCCCGGCGGGCGGACCCCAGCACGACGGGAAGAAGAACACCGACATCTGGCTGCAGAACGGCGCCTTCCTGTGGGTGCCGCTGCTGGTCATCATGGCGCTGGCCGCCTGGTTCCTGATGAACGACCTCAAGGTGGCCGCGGCCCCCTTCAGCCAGCAGAAGATCATCTTCAAACGCAAGCACAACTGGCTGATGACCTGGCTGTACGTCGGCACCTTCGGGTCCTTCATCGGCTTCGCCGCCGGCCTGCCCCTGCTGATCAAGAACAACTTCGAGGCACAGGGCTACCAGGCCACCACCTACGCCTGGATCGGCCCGTTCATCGGGGCGCTCACGCGCTGGGGCGGCGGCTGGCTCTCGGACAAGATCGGCGGGGCCAGAGTCACCATCCTGTCCTTCATCGGCATGGCGGCGTCCCTGGTCGTGGTGATCTTCGCGCTGCCGTCCGGGGGCCAGCAGGGTGACTTCTGGCCCTTCTACATCGGCTTCCTGGTGGCCTTCGCCTTCTCCGGCCTGGGCAACGGCTCGACCTTCCGGCAGATCCCGGTGATCTTCCGCGACCAGCACATGAAGGAAGCCGCGGGCAAGGGACCCGAGGCACAGGCCGCCGCGCTGAAGCAGTCGGAGATGGAGTCGGGAGCCGTCACCGGTTTCTCCTCGGCCATCGCCGCCTACGGCTTCTTCTTCATCCCCGCGATGTTCGCGGCGATGGCCGTCACCAACGCACTGTGGATCTTCATCGGCTTCTATGCCACGTGCCTGGTGGTGTGCTGGTGGTTCTACGCCCGCAAGGGTGCCGAGGCTCCCAGCTGA
- a CDS encoding DUF6755 family protein, with protein MSDTPLPPRPEYHPGSAEPRLNRPVRERYPQIRSTSGYGDPRVRHTGPGPGAGSEQEPERSSKLNARLALALTVVIGQLWALTVTVNEWMKGNTGTAWWGAGFLFLSFLVVIGLWLLDPKDR; from the coding sequence GTGAGCGACACCCCGCTGCCTCCCCGTCCGGAATACCACCCGGGCAGCGCCGAGCCCAGGCTCAACCGGCCGGTGCGCGAGCGGTACCCCCAGATCCGCTCCACCAGCGGGTACGGGGACCCCCGGGTCCGGCACACGGGCCCGGGCCCGGGCGCCGGCTCCGAGCAGGAGCCGGAGCGCTCCTCGAAGCTCAACGCGCGTCTGGCCCTGGCCCTCACCGTCGTGATCGGACAGCTCTGGGCGCTCACCGTGACCGTCAACGAGTGGATGAAGGGGAACACCGGCACGGCCTGGTGGGGGGCGGGATTCCTGTTCCTGTCCTTCCTCGTCGTGATCGGACTGTGGCTCCTCGACCCGAAGGACCGATGA
- a CDS encoding QcrA and Rieske domain-containing protein has translation MSVTEQPPPHPGPGPDDGAAADAAIAQLRDRISADSLTTRRDYLRIVATVSGGLAIGGVGVAAGILHRHGDSEGLPAPKKVAEQLAPGQSVAFRFPGEEDRALAVRLGDGSLVGYSAVCTHLACGVLWREDRGPDGELYCPCHEGVFNARTGEVTAGPPPRPLPKVFLTEQADGSVWAVATARSGEQAKDALCRQFGDSHPVESARLGCPGSVRAATPERRST, from the coding sequence ATGAGCGTCACCGAACAGCCCCCTCCGCACCCAGGGCCGGGTCCGGACGACGGCGCGGCCGCCGATGCCGCGATCGCGCAGCTGCGCGACCGGATCAGCGCCGACTCCCTGACCACCCGCCGCGACTACCTGCGGATCGTCGCCACCGTCTCGGGCGGCCTGGCCATCGGAGGTGTCGGCGTCGCCGCCGGCATCCTGCACCGGCACGGCGACAGCGAGGGCCTGCCCGCGCCCAAGAAGGTCGCCGAACAGCTCGCCCCCGGCCAGTCCGTGGCCTTCCGCTTCCCCGGCGAGGAGGACCGGGCCCTGGCCGTGCGGCTGGGGGACGGCTCCCTCGTGGGCTACTCCGCCGTCTGCACCCACCTGGCCTGCGGGGTGCTGTGGCGCGAGGACCGGGGTCCCGACGGCGAGCTGTACTGCCCGTGCCACGAGGGCGTCTTCAACGCGCGCACCGGCGAGGTCACGGCCGGTCCGCCGCCCCGCCCCCTGCCGAAGGTCTTCCTGACCGAACAGGCCGACGGCAGCGTCTGGGCCGTCGCCACCGCCCGGTCGGGAGAGCAGGCCAAGGACGCGCTCTGCCGGCAGTTCGGTGATTCCCACCCGGTGGAGTCCGCCCGCCTGGGCTGTCCCGGGTCGGTCCGGGCGGCCACCCCCGAGAGGAGGTCGACGTGA
- a CDS encoding 4Fe-4S dicluster domain-containing protein encodes MMGRTIFIDPGRCIGCQACVSACRECDSHRGKSMIHLDYTEPGMSVASLPSVCMHCEDPVAPCAEVCPADAILVTADGVVQQADTTRCIGCSNCVNACPFGIPKIDLQAKLQMKCNLCYDRTAYGLAPMCATVCPTGALFYGTLEELQAERPGVQVADSFVFGDVVVQTGVAMVVPADKVQWPVPGGLPVVEVNGVDVR; translated from the coding sequence ATGATGGGCCGCACGATCTTCATCGACCCGGGTCGCTGCATCGGCTGCCAGGCCTGCGTATCGGCCTGCCGTGAGTGCGATTCGCACCGCGGCAAATCGATGATCCACCTGGACTACACCGAACCCGGCATGTCCGTCGCCTCCCTCCCGAGCGTCTGCATGCACTGCGAGGACCCGGTCGCACCCTGCGCCGAGGTCTGTCCCGCCGACGCGATCCTGGTGACCGCCGACGGCGTGGTCCAGCAGGCCGACACCACCCGCTGCATCGGCTGCTCCAACTGCGTCAACGCCTGCCCCTTCGGCATCCCGAAGATCGACCTCCAGGCGAAGCTGCAGATGAAGTGCAACCTCTGCTACGACCGCACCGCCTACGGCCTCGCCCCCATGTGCGCGACGGTCTGCCCGACCGGTGCCCTCTTCTACGGAACCCTCGAAGAGCTCCAGGCGGAACGCCCCGGGGTCCAGGTCGCCGACTCCTTCGTCTTCGGCGACGTCGTCGTCCAGACCGGCGTTGCCATGGTCGTCCCCGCCGACAAGGTCCAGTGGCCCGTCCCCGGCGGCCTGCCCGTCGTAGAGGTGAATGGAGTGGACGTGCGATGA